A stretch of the Rhodospirillales bacterium genome encodes the following:
- the ybeY gene encoding rRNA maturation RNase YbeY, whose product MTSDVEIDVAINAGAWTDADADICAEVIRAARAALKTCEIANGELSIVLVDDAFIQTLNRDYRSLDAPTNVLAFENGDDSEQTPEGAPRLLGDVVVAFETTAREAQDGGLSFGDHLSHLVVHGVLHLLGYDHIDDDDAQIMAHLEVAVLSEIGVSDPYVRREIDQGDLGPDGKEEDD is encoded by the coding sequence TTGACTTCTGATGTTGAAATTGATGTGGCAATTAATGCCGGTGCCTGGACCGATGCGGATGCGGATATTTGCGCCGAAGTTATTCGCGCCGCCCGTGCGGCCCTTAAAACTTGCGAAATAGCAAATGGCGAGCTCAGTATTGTTTTGGTTGATGATGCTTTCATTCAGACCCTGAACCGGGATTACCGTTCCCTTGATGCCCCAACCAATGTTTTGGCATTTGAAAATGGGGATGATTCAGAACAAACCCCTGAAGGCGCCCCCCGGCTTTTGGGCGACGTTGTTGTGGCCTTTGAAACAACGGCCAGAGAAGCACAGGACGGCGGACTCTCTTTTGGGGATCATCTTTCTCATCTTGTTGTCCATGGTGTCCTGCATCTTTTAGGGTATGATCACATCGATGACGACGATGCCCAAATCATGGCGCATCTGGAGGTGGCGGTGCTGTCAGAGATCGGGGTTTCTGATCCTTACGTGCGACGTGAAATTGATCAGGGTGACCTTGGCCCGGATGGAAAAGAGGAAGATGACTGA
- the rimP gene encoding ribosome maturation factor RimP — MNQVQDKIAALIEAPLEEMGYDLVRARLGGGNTPLLQVMAERRDGKGMTVNDCTEISHAISALLDAEDPIVSAYTLEVSSPGIDRPLVRVGDFERFAGFEAKIETMEPVDGRRRFSGRLKGIDQGVVTVELPEGPVEVPFELIATARLILTDDLIAASGGLQ; from the coding sequence ATGAATCAGGTGCAAGACAAGATTGCAGCGCTGATAGAAGCCCCTCTTGAAGAGATGGGTTATGATCTGGTGCGCGCACGCCTTGGCGGGGGGAACACCCCGTTGCTTCAGGTCATGGCAGAACGCCGTGACGGCAAGGGCATGACCGTCAATGACTGTACAGAAATCAGTCATGCGATTTCGGCCTTGCTGGATGCTGAAGACCCAATCGTCAGCGCGTATACCTTAGAGGTCAGCTCGCCGGGGATTGATCGGCCGCTGGTTCGGGTCGGAGACTTTGAACGGTTTGCCGGTTTTGAAGCAAAGATAGAGACAATGGAACCCGTTGATGGGCGTCGCCGGTTTTCTGGAAGGCTTAAAGGAATTGATCAGGGCGTGGTGACAGTTGAATTACCAGAGGGTCCTGTGGAAGTGCCGTTTGAATTGATTGCAACAGCACGTCTAATTTTAACGGACGATCTGATTGCGGCATCAGGCGGGCTTCAATAA
- the lnt gene encoding apolipoprotein N-acyltransferase, with protein sequence MISAVEGMARHLQSIVGWHRGLVAVLLGGFAVLALPPVYLVPALFVSFTGLVWLIDGSATKRDAFFAGWWFGFGHFVCGLYWITNALLVDAAQYGILAPFAVAGLSLGFALFPALAAMAAFRAPQGFGRVVILALSWAVMEWVRGTILTGFSWNLIATAFAFSPLWIQSVSVIGSYGLSLVVVFLAALPSTLSSGERAHDGGIRARFTPVLFGLVVFGLLIGGGAVRLGQTPIISEPAAFPKTRLRIVQANIDQRLKWQRNLGRAHFEKYLRLTHSPGPVPGQAPDVVIWPETAVPFTLNGSDRQIRTLMMGVPKNGLLITGAVRTTPPGIKPFRVRNSLVALNAKGIIATYDKHHLVPFGEYVPLGRYLPLNKITAGRTDFTAGPGPRTLSLPGLAPFSPLVCYEAIFPGRVTASSDLSGPRPRWLLNVTNDAWFGRSSGPYQHLAAARMRAVEEGLPMVRAANTGISAVYDAYGHLLGSLPLGVGGVLDVALPPSLAQRTIFSKTGNISFAILLALVLLFYRMQLRIYRPV encoded by the coding sequence ATGATCTCTGCCGTTGAAGGCATGGCCCGGCACCTCCAATCCATTGTCGGTTGGCACCGGGGTCTTGTGGCGGTCTTGCTCGGTGGGTTTGCGGTTCTGGCGTTGCCACCGGTTTATCTGGTGCCTGCATTGTTTGTTTCCTTCACCGGTCTGGTGTGGCTGATTGATGGCAGTGCCACAAAGCGCGACGCCTTTTTCGCTGGATGGTGGTTTGGCTTTGGCCATTTTGTTTGTGGCCTTTACTGGATTACCAATGCGCTTTTGGTTGATGCTGCCCAATACGGCATTTTGGCACCCTTTGCCGTGGCGGGGCTTTCTCTTGGGTTTGCCCTGTTCCCGGCCCTTGCTGCAATGGCAGCTTTCCGGGCCCCTCAGGGTTTTGGGCGCGTTGTTATTTTGGCACTGTCCTGGGCCGTTATGGAATGGGTGCGGGGCACCATTCTGACCGGGTTTTCCTGGAATCTTATCGCGACCGCGTTTGCGTTTTCGCCACTTTGGATTCAAAGCGTGTCCGTGATTGGCAGTTATGGGTTGAGTCTTGTTGTTGTCTTTCTTGCAGCCCTGCCGTCTACGCTTAGCTCTGGCGAGCGGGCGCATGATGGCGGCATACGGGCCCGTTTTACCCCGGTTCTTTTTGGGCTTGTCGTGTTCGGGCTTTTGATTGGTGGCGGTGCGGTGCGTTTAGGTCAGACACCCATTATATCCGAGCCAGCAGCGTTCCCCAAAACCCGACTACGCATTGTACAGGCGAACATTGATCAGCGCTTGAAATGGCAGCGTAATCTTGGCCGCGCGCATTTTGAAAAATATTTACGTCTAACGCACAGCCCCGGTCCGGTACCGGGTCAGGCCCCGGACGTGGTAATTTGGCCCGAAACGGCCGTGCCGTTTACTTTGAATGGCAGCGATCGCCAGATCAGGACGTTGATGATGGGGGTGCCCAAAAATGGGCTGCTGATTACCGGTGCCGTCCGCACAACGCCACCGGGCATTAAACCATTTCGGGTTCGTAACAGCCTTGTGGCCCTGAATGCCAAGGGCATCATCGCTACCTACGACAAGCATCATCTGGTGCCTTTTGGTGAATATGTGCCCCTTGGCCGTTATCTGCCCCTGAACAAGATTACGGCAGGTCGCACCGATTTTACGGCAGGTCCTGGGCCGCGCACGCTTTCTTTGCCGGGCTTGGCACCTTTTTCCCCGCTGGTTTGTTATGAAGCCATTTTCCCGGGGCGTGTCACAGCATCGTCTGACCTATCGGGTCCCCGGCCCCGGTGGCTGCTTAACGTGACCAACGATGCCTGGTTCGGACGTTCATCGGGTCCATACCAACATTTGGCAGCCGCCAGGATGCGTGCCGTGGAAGAGGGGCTTCCCATGGTGCGGGCCGCCAACACCGGCATTTCCGCTGTCTATGATGCCTATGGGCACCTATTGGGCAGTTTGCCGCTCGGTGTCGGCGGCGTTCTTGATGTGGCGCTGCCGCCAAGTTTGGCGCAAAGGACAATTTTTTCGAAGACAGGGAATATATCTTTTGCTATACTGCTCGCGTTGGTTTTGTTGTTTTATAGAATGCAACTTCGCATTTACAGGCCCGTTTAA
- a CDS encoding PhoH family protein produces the protein MVQFDDNAALTLLFGDHDRNLSRIENELDVAINARGNAVAITGAYSRKQAARDALMVLYDRIKKGGNPDQGEVDAVVRLAAVDQLQLPGTTKGGGSGGSGLGTQRRHIIARTPTQAAYIEAMNTHELVLGLGPAGTGKTYLAVAVAVSMLQAGEVDRIILSRPAVEAGERLGFLPGDLREKVDPYLRPLYDALYDMLPGDQVVKRLENGDIEVAPLAFMRGRTLAHAFIILDEAQNTTSVQMKMCLTRLGEGSRMVVTGDLSQVDLPLGSRSGLDDAVEALSGVEGVEFIRFSDRDMVRHPLVTKVVQAYEKVESRRNQAKAKRMQTQNSDQDS, from the coding sequence ATGGTTCAGTTTGATGACAACGCCGCATTGACGCTTTTATTTGGCGATCATGATCGCAATCTTTCCCGGATCGAAAACGAACTGGATGTTGCCATTAATGCACGGGGCAATGCCGTTGCGATAACGGGGGCCTATTCCAGAAAGCAGGCGGCAAGGGATGCCTTGATGGTTCTTTATGACCGGATCAAAAAGGGCGGCAACCCCGATCAAGGAGAGGTGGACGCCGTTGTTCGTCTGGCGGCGGTGGATCAATTGCAGCTTCCGGGAACCACAAAAGGCGGGGGCTCAGGGGGCTCAGGCCTTGGAACGCAACGCCGACATATTATTGCCCGCACGCCAACCCAGGCCGCCTATATTGAAGCCATGAATACCCATGAACTGGTTCTGGGGCTTGGGCCAGCGGGCACGGGCAAGACCTATCTTGCGGTGGCCGTTGCGGTGTCCATGCTGCAGGCCGGAGAGGTGGACAGAATTATTCTTTCCCGCCCCGCTGTCGAAGCGGGCGAAAGGCTCGGTTTTTTGCCGGGTGATCTGCGCGAAAAAGTCGATCCCTATTTGCGCCCGCTCTACGATGCGCTTTACGATATGCTGCCCGGTGATCAGGTTGTGAAAAGACTTGAAAATGGTGACATCGAAGTTGCCCCTCTGGCCTTCATGCGGGGGCGCACGTTGGCGCATGCTTTTATTATTCTTGATGAGGCCCAGAACACCACCAGCGTTCAGATGAAAATGTGTCTGACCCGCCTTGGTGAAGGCTCGCGCATGGTCGTGACGGGAGACCTCAGTCAGGTTGATCTGCCTTTGGGTTCCCGGTCTGGTCTGGATGATGCCGTGGAAGCATTGAGCGGCGTCGAAGGGGTGGAATTTATCCGTTTTTCGGATCGCGATATGGTGCGCCATCCTTTAGTGACCAAGGTCGTGCAGGCCTATGAAAAAGTCGAAAGCCGCCGCAATCAGGCAAAGGCAAAACGGATGCAAACACAGAATTCTGATCAGGACAGCTGA
- the miaB gene encoding tRNA (N6-isopentenyl adenosine(37)-C2)-methylthiotransferase MiaB, translated as MTKKLFIKTYGCQMNVYDSGRMADVLAPADYELTEAPEGADLIILNTCHIREKAAEKIYSELGRLRALKENAQEAGRSMLIGVGGCVAQAEGEEMVRRAPYVDLVFGPQTYHRLGDMVTRAAAGTRVVETEFPEEPKFDSLPVTRSKESGSKPGNQGTSAAFLSVQEGCDKFCTFCVVPYTRGTEYSRPVSDILDEARTLIAAGAVEITLLGQNVNAYHGIASDGSNQEWGFGRLIRSLAELKGLARIRYTTSHPRDMDDDLINAHREIKTLMPYLHLPVQSGSDRILTAMNRGYGVDEYFDIVAKLRDALPDIALSSDFIVGFPGETDDDFKATLDLVEKVGYAQAYSFKYSARPGTPAASLDDQVPEPVKAERLARLQKILGDQSSAFNAACVGKTFPVLFDRPGRYQGQVAGRSPYLQAVNVSVTPDDGSDVDRIVSDLFGTIRNVTITESRPNSLKGALVDDPANNNPADHPLQVDA; from the coding sequence TTGACAAAGAAGCTATTTATCAAAACCTATGGATGTCAGATGAACGTCTACGATTCGGGTCGTATGGCGGATGTTTTGGCGCCCGCGGATTATGAATTGACCGAGGCCCCGGAGGGTGCGGATCTGATCATTTTAAACACCTGTCATATTCGGGAAAAAGCCGCTGAAAAAATCTATTCCGAACTGGGCCGATTGCGTGCGTTAAAAGAAAATGCCCAGGAAGCGGGCCGATCCATGTTGATCGGTGTTGGCGGGTGTGTCGCCCAGGCAGAAGGCGAAGAAATGGTTCGCCGCGCCCCTTATGTTGATCTTGTTTTTGGTCCCCAGACCTATCATCGTTTAGGTGACATGGTGACCCGGGCGGCGGCGGGTACCCGGGTGGTGGAAACGGAGTTTCCCGAAGAACCCAAATTTGATTCCCTGCCCGTTACACGATCAAAAGAATCAGGCTCGAAACCCGGAAATCAGGGCACAAGCGCCGCCTTTTTATCGGTTCAGGAAGGCTGCGATAAATTCTGTACTTTTTGTGTCGTGCCCTACACCCGGGGGACAGAATATTCCCGTCCGGTGTCAGACATTCTGGATGAAGCCCGCACCTTGATTGCTGCGGGTGCAGTCGAGATCACCCTGCTTGGACAAAACGTAAATGCCTATCACGGGATCGCATCAGATGGGTCCAATCAAGAATGGGGCTTTGGTCGTTTGATCCGGTCTCTCGCAGAATTAAAAGGGCTTGCGCGTATCCGTTACACCACGTCCCATCCCCGGGATATGGATGATGATCTGATCAATGCCCATCGTGAGATCAAGACCCTGATGCCCTATCTACATCTGCCGGTTCAATCGGGTTCCGATAGAATTTTAACGGCAATGAACCGCGGTTATGGCGTGGATGAATATTTTGATATTGTTGCAAAGCTGCGAGATGCCCTTCCCGACATTGCCCTTTCCTCAGATTTTATTGTTGGCTTTCCCGGTGAAACCGATGATGATTTTAAAGCAACCCTCGATCTGGTGGAAAAGGTTGGTTATGCCCAAGCGTATTCCTTTAAATACAGTGCCCGGCCCGGCACCCCGGCGGCCAGCCTTGATGATCAGGTGCCAGAGCCTGTGAAAGCAGAACGGCTGGCTCGATTGCAAAAAATTCTTGGCGATCAAAGCAGCGCTTTCAATGCAGCCTGCGTTGGAAAAACATTCCCGGTTCTGTTTGATCGACCCGGGCGCTATCAAGGCCAGGTGGCTGGGCGAAGCCCCTATCTTCAGGCCGTTAATGTGTCGGTTACGCCAGACGATGGATCAGATGTTGATCGGATCGTGTCAGACCTGTTTGGCACCATTCGCAATGTCACGATAACGGAAAGCCGTCCCAATAGTTTGAAGGGCGCTTTGGTTGATGATCCAGCGAACAATAACCCGGCCGATCATCCATTGCAGGTGGACGCATGA
- the nusA gene encoding transcription termination/antitermination protein NusA, whose amino-acid sequence MEQTTGKTPRAEETTGLVRPELIQVAEAVAREKAIDREEVLTAMEEAIQKAGRSRYGQEHDIRAHIHRSTGEISLARYVEVVETVEDEMIQTDLASAQRTQKDIAVGEFIIDPLPPIDFGRIAAQTAKQVIVQKVREAERERQYQEYKDRIGEVVNGLVKRVEFGNVTVDLNRAEAIMRRDESLPRENLRASERVRAYIYDVREEQRGPQVFLSRTRPEFMAKLFAQEVPEIYDGIIEIKSVARDPGSRAKIAVISNDSSIDPVGACVGMRGSRVQAVVAELQGEKIDIIQWSLDPATFVVNALAPAEVAKVVIDEDQNKIEVVVPDDQLSLAIGRRGQNVRLASQLSGWDIRIMTEAQESERRQEEFKTRSQLFIEALDVDEVIAHLLVTEGFSLLEEVAFVPVEELASIEGFDEDVAKELSTRAQAYLSEQEEVFATKRRELEIADDLAELEGLTPQMVVALAEQGIKTLDALGELAGYELSGSEAEEEGGEKEEGILQDFGVTESIANEIIVRARAHWFVEEDAAAEAEAAAEATDTEDKDAETKTTLED is encoded by the coding sequence ATGGAACAGACCACTGGAAAAACGCCACGGGCAGAAGAGACAACGGGTCTCGTCCGGCCGGAACTTATCCAGGTTGCCGAGGCAGTCGCGCGGGAAAAGGCGATTGATCGTGAAGAAGTTTTGACCGCCATGGAAGAGGCGATCCAGAAGGCAGGCCGTTCACGGTATGGCCAGGAACATGATATCCGGGCGCACATTCATCGCTCTACCGGAGAAATTTCGCTTGCGCGTTATGTTGAGGTGGTTGAAACGGTCGAAGATGAAATGATCCAGACCGATCTTGCATCTGCACAGCGCACCCAAAAAGACATTGCCGTTGGCGAATTCATTATTGATCCTTTGCCGCCCATCGATTTTGGGCGCATTGCGGCCCAGACAGCCAAACAGGTTATTGTCCAAAAGGTCCGCGAAGCCGAACGCGAACGTCAGTATCAGGAATATAAGGATCGCATTGGCGAAGTGGTCAATGGGCTGGTCAAGCGCGTGGAATTTGGCAATGTGACCGTTGACCTTAACCGTGCCGAAGCGATCATGCGTCGCGATGAAAGCCTACCCAGGGAAAACCTGCGGGCATCGGAACGGGTCCGTGCTTATATCTATGATGTACGCGAAGAACAGCGTGGACCACAGGTTTTCCTGTCGCGTACCCGCCCCGAATTCATGGCCAAACTGTTTGCTCAGGAAGTGCCTGAAATCTATGACGGTATTATCGAAATTAAATCCGTTGCACGCGATCCTGGCTCTCGCGCCAAAATTGCCGTGATTTCAAATGACAGCTCTATCGACCCCGTCGGTGCCTGTGTTGGTATGCGCGGCAGTCGTGTTCAGGCCGTGGTTGCCGAACTTCAGGGCGAAAAAATTGACATTATCCAGTGGTCGCTTGATCCCGCAACGTTTGTTGTGAATGCATTGGCACCTGCAGAAGTGGCCAAGGTCGTGATTGACGAAGATCAGAACAAGATCGAAGTGGTGGTTCCAGATGACCAGCTTAGTCTGGCTATTGGGCGTCGCGGTCAAAATGTCCGCCTTGCATCCCAGCTTTCGGGTTGGGACATCCGCATTATGACCGAAGCTCAGGAATCTGAACGCCGTCAGGAAGAATTCAAAACCCGCTCTCAACTGTTTATTGAGGCGTTGGATGTTGACGAAGTGATCGCCCATCTTCTGGTTACCGAAGGCTTTTCTTTATTGGAAGAAGTGGCCTTTGTGCCGGTTGAAGAATTGGCATCCATTGAAGGCTTTGATGAAGATGTGGCAAAAGAATTGTCGACCCGTGCTCAGGCCTATCTGTCAGAGCAGGAAGAAGTATTCGCTACAAAGCGCCGCGAGCTTGAAATTGCCGATGATCTTGCCGAACTGGAGGGTTTGACCCCCCAGATGGTGGTTGCTCTTGCGGAACAGGGGATTAAAACCCTTGATGCGCTCGGGGAACTGGCTGGATATGAACTTTCGGGTTCTGAAGCGGAAGAAGAAGGCGGTGAGAAGGAAGAAGGCATCCTTCAGGACTTTGGCGTTACTGAATCAATTGCGAATGAAATCATCGTTCGTGCACGTGCGCATTGGTTTGTTGAAGAAGACGCCGCCGCCGAAGCCGAAGCCGCCGCTGAAGCGACAGATACAGAAGATAAAGACGCTGAAACTAAAACAACCCTGGAAGACTGA
- a CDS encoding methionine adenosyltransferase has protein sequence MASSNYLFTSESVSEGHPDKVSDRISDAVVDHYMALDPQSRVGAETLVTTNRVVMAGEIRGPETSKETFEEIARTCIRDIGYEQDGFHWKNAEVEVIIHAQSTDIAAGVDASGNKSEGAGDQGIMFGYACRETDVLMPAPIHYSHAILKSMADARHSGAITGLGPDSKSQITMLYENNMPVRATSVVVSTQHDEGLDQAQVRDIVRPHVENILPDGWMCDEDEFYVNPTGRFVIGGPDSDCGLTGRKIIVDTYGGSSPHGGGAFSGKDPSKVDRSAAYAARYLAKNVIAADLAERCIIQISYAIGVAKPLSVYVNTQGTGRVDESKLAAALGEVMDLTPRGIRDHLALDKPIYTRTSSYGHFGREPEADGGFSWEKVDLTEALKSALT, from the coding sequence GTGGCGTCGAGCAATTATCTCTTTACCAGTGAATCAGTTTCCGAAGGGCATCCCGACAAGGTATCGGATCGTATTTCCGATGCCGTTGTTGACCATTACATGGCCCTTGATCCCCAGTCCCGGGTTGGTGCCGAAACGTTGGTGACAACGAACCGGGTGGTCATGGCCGGCGAAATCCGTGGGCCGGAAACAAGCAAGGAAACCTTTGAAGAGATCGCCAGGACCTGTATCCGGGATATTGGGTACGAACAAGACGGGTTTCATTGGAAAAATGCCGAAGTGGAAGTCATTATCCATGCCCAGTCTACGGATATTGCCGCAGGGGTTGATGCCAGCGGCAACAAGTCTGAAGGGGCCGGGGATCAGGGCATCATGTTTGGCTATGCGTGCCGTGAAACCGATGTGTTGATGCCGGCACCGATTCATTATTCCCATGCGATTCTAAAATCCATGGCAGATGCGCGCCATTCTGGTGCGATCACCGGATTGGGTCCTGATTCCAAAAGCCAAATTACCATGCTTTATGAAAACAACATGCCTGTGCGGGCAACCTCCGTCGTTGTCTCAACCCAGCACGATGAAGGTCTGGATCAGGCCCAGGTCCGCGACATTGTTCGCCCCCATGTTGAAAATATCCTGCCCGATGGCTGGATGTGTGATGAAGATGAATTTTATGTCAATCCCACCGGACGGTTTGTCATTGGTGGTCCTGACAGCGATTGTGGCCTGACAGGGCGCAAGATTATCGTTGATACCTATGGTGGGTCATCCCCCCATGGCGGCGGCGCATTTTCAGGGAAAGACCCAAGCAAGGTCGATCGTTCAGCGGCCTATGCCGCGCGCTATTTGGCCAAGAACGTGATTGCCGCAGATTTGGCAGAACGGTGCATCATCCAGATTTCTTATGCCATTGGCGTTGCCAAACCGTTATCGGTTTACGTCAACACCCAGGGCACCGGGCGCGTGGATGAATCAAAATTGGCAGCCGCCCTTGGTGAAGTCATGGACCTGACCCCCCGGGGCATCCGTGACCATTTGGCATTGGACAAGCCGATTTATACCCGGACATCGTCTTATGGGCATTTTGGCCGCGAACCAGAAGCAGATGGCGGCTTTTCCTGGGAAAAGGTTGATCTGACCGAGGCCCTGAAATCCGCCCTGACTTAA
- the trmB gene encoding tRNA (guanosine(46)-N7)-methyltransferase TrmB, whose amino-acid sequence MTASKKPSDRKRVLYGRRQGRPLRPLRKRLLRDLLPKLSLDLPDADQSGDPHIEPSGCFPNAPDAVWFEVGFGGGEHLARQAINHPDIGFIGCEPFINGVASLLAKIDGEKIENIRILMDDARLVLGRLTQASLDRVFVLFPDPWPKTRHARRRFIGPQTLDSLAHAMKDGAQLRVASDDRGYQRWALSALLAHPDFQWMAQTADDWRIRPSDQPPTRYEEKARARGAAPAFLIFERCSRD is encoded by the coding sequence ATGACCGCGTCTAAAAAACCATCTGATCGGAAACGCGTTCTTTACGGACGCCGCCAAGGCCGTCCATTGCGCCCCTTGCGCAAACGGCTGTTGCGTGATTTGTTGCCCAAACTTTCGCTAGATTTGCCGGATGCGGATCAATCGGGTGATCCACATATTGAACCTTCGGGGTGTTTTCCGAATGCCCCGGATGCTGTTTGGTTCGAAGTTGGGTTCGGCGGCGGGGAACATCTTGCGCGCCAGGCCATCAATCACCCAGATATCGGATTTATCGGATGTGAGCCGTTCATCAATGGCGTGGCATCCTTGCTGGCAAAGATTGATGGGGAAAAAATCGAAAATATCAGGATTTTGATGGATGATGCCCGTCTGGTTCTCGGTCGTTTGACCCAAGCCAGCCTGGATCGGGTTTTTGTGCTGTTCCCCGACCCTTGGCCCAAGACCCGCCATGCCCGGCGTCGCTTTATTGGCCCACAAACGCTGGATTCTCTGGCCCATGCCATGAAAGACGGTGCCCAATTGCGGGTTGCCAGTGATGATCGGGGGTATCAACGTTGGGCGCTTTCCGCCCTTTTGGCCCACCCGGATTTCCAATGGATGGCCCAAACCGCAGATGACTGGCGAATTCGCCCCTCTGACCAGCCGCCAACCCGTTACGAAGAAAAGGCCCGCGCTCGGGGGGCAGCGCCGGCTTTTTTGATCTTTGAAAGGTGTTCCAGAGATTAA
- a CDS encoding helix-turn-helix transcriptional regulator, whose translation MVKAVKKATPPPKRGTKGRPNEIDVYVGARVRLRRGLLGMSQEKLGDALGLTFQQVQKYERGTNRIGASRLFALSQILDVPINFFYEGMPPAVAGIRKKASGLSEGAPSAFATDPMASRETVTLLRAYYQISDEKQRRKVLALVRSMGEST comes from the coding sequence ATGGTCAAAGCAGTTAAAAAAGCCACGCCTCCCCCCAAACGGGGGACCAAAGGCCGTCCCAACGAAATAGATGTCTATGTTGGGGCAAGGGTTCGTTTGCGCCGGGGATTGCTGGGAATGAGCCAGGAAAAACTGGGCGATGCTTTGGGCCTAACCTTTCAGCAGGTTCAAAAATATGAACGCGGCACCAATCGCATAGGCGCCAGCCGCCTGTTTGCCTTAAGCCAAATTCTGGATGTGCCCATCAACTTTTTCTATGAAGGCATGCCGCCTGCCGTTGCCGGGATACGGAAAAAGGCATCGGGGCTGTCTGAAGGCGCCCCCTCCGCATTTGCTACCGATCCAATGGCCAGTCGGGAAACGGTGACCTTGCTCCGGGCTTATTATCAGATCAGTGATGAAAAGCAGCGCCGCAAGGTGCTGGCACTGGTGCGCTCTATGGGTGAGTCGACCTGA
- a CDS encoding HlyC/CorC family transporter, translating into MTENAGSGLPRENGAEIRHSNIFHRFVAWARQRLRWSRNGDASIRDALEELIEEHADVDTPINADESLLIENVFKLRDINAADVMVARAEIVAVEAGASLDDLIRVMTDAAHSRVPVYRETLDDILGMVHIKDILAYTGNRDGFDMSSVMRKVLFVSPTMRVLDLLLQMRLARVHLALVVDEFGGADGLVTIEDLVEEIVGDIQDEHDVDDVAMITRPDGSMIADARTDLETFEKQVGAVLTDDEREEDIETLGGLVFTLVDRVPSRGEVIRHSSGIVFEVIEADPRRIKRLRLRNLPSDSGKA; encoded by the coding sequence ATGACTGAAAACGCTGGTTCTGGCCTGCCCCGTGAGAACGGGGCCGAAATCAGGCATTCTAATATATTTCATAGATTTGTCGCCTGGGCGCGCCAACGATTGCGCTGGTCACGTAATGGCGATGCATCAATCCGTGACGCCCTAGAAGAGCTCATCGAAGAACATGCTGATGTAGACACGCCCATCAATGCAGATGAAAGCCTGTTGATCGAGAATGTTTTTAAACTGCGCGATATCAATGCCGCCGATGTCATGGTGGCGCGGGCTGAAATTGTCGCCGTTGAAGCAGGCGCGTCTCTTGATGATCTGATCAGGGTCATGACCGATGCCGCCCATTCCCGCGTTCCCGTATATCGGGAAACGCTGGATGATATTTTGGGCATGGTCCATATCAAGGATATTCTGGCGTATACCGGAAACCGTGATGGGTTTGATATGTCCAGCGTCATGCGCAAGGTTTTGTTCGTGTCGCCGACCATGCGGGTTCTGGATCTTCTTTTGCAAATGCGTCTGGCGCGGGTCCACCTGGCACTGGTGGTGGATGAATTCGGGGGTGCCGATGGTCTGGTGACCATTGAAGACCTGGTCGAGGAAATTGTCGGCGATATTCAGGACGAACATGATGTTGATGATGTGGCCATGATCACCCGCCCCGATGGTTCCATGATCGCCGATGCCCGGACGGACCTGGAGACATTTGAAAAACAGGTCGGTGCCGTGTTGACCGATGATGAACGCGAAGAAGACATTGAGACCCTTGGGGGTCTTGTCTTTACGCTGGTTGACCGGGTGCCCAGCAGGGGAGAGGTCATCAGGCATTCTTCCGGCATCGTCTTTGAAGTCATTGAGGCTGACCCTCGCCGGATAAAACGGCTACGGCTTCGCAATCTGCCCAGCGATTCTGGAAAAGCTTGA